A region of the Cyanobium usitatum str. Tous genome:
AATTGGCAAGCACTATTTATATTTAGCCAGGTACTCGGGAAGCATTTGGGACCGGCAAGAAGAAAAATTTGGCGTGCAATTTGATCGGGTTCTTGCCGGGGAGCAAACGGCTTCAGCATCAGGCATCCTTGGGGAAAGCCGATGATGTAGGTATGGCTGCGCCAGAGAGAGAGTTTTTCTTCGAAGTTCAGCTCTTCGGGGCAAATAATATCGACTCCGGGAATAGACCGTAGTTGCTCAACTAGTTGACCCTCTTGAATGAATTTGCTGGTGCCATTAGTTAGTTTATGGCGGGACAGGTAGGCGATTCGCTTGCCATTGCGTTCGATCCCCTCCAGTTGGCGGCGAAGCTTTGGGTGAAGTGATGCTTTGGCTGCCGGGGCATAGTCGCTACTGATCCATTTCAAGTCCCGATAGATTTGCGGACAGGACACCAGTCGACGAGCCCGCATCGGTCGTCTTATCAGGCGGAAGCGGTTTGCCAGTCCTAGGCAATTCAACCAAGCTTCAATGGTTGGCGTCCTGAATTCCCGCACTGAGCGCGGGGCGGCGTAGTGGAACCAGATTGGTTCTTTGCAGTGTCGATAAAGCCGCAATAGTTGGTAGGCGCGGCAGGTATCAACCAGCATGTCGCCAAAGTGCTCATAGAGTGTTCCTCCGTAGAGCATAAATTTAAGGCGTTTAATCTTTTCTGGTTCGTATCCCTTTGCATCCTCAAGTCTCGAGGGGGGAAAGAACAGCTTGCGATCTCCCCTTTGGTCGCTTAGGGCTTCGATGTGATCGCCATTGGCATTGAAGACTCCTTGGCTAAAGCGAAGAGACCAGTCTTTGGTCTCATTTATGTTAAACCAGCGCGGCAAGATAGTTGCATCTTCTTCGATTATTAGTGGTTCTGGTTTGACCACTAGATGTTCCCCAAATAGGGAGGGGTGGTCTGGTGGAATGCTTGCTAGCGATCGAAACATTATGGAATAGCTTTCGTCGGCGAATTTGTTTATTTTGCCATGGCTCAGCTCCGTTTCAGGGTCCCTTTTGATCTGGAGTCAGTTCGGTTTAAAGCTGCTAGACATTTGATAGCGCTTGATGATCCACTGCTCAATCGGCTGGCCGCCGATCACGTGCTCCCGCAGGATTGGTTCGATCCGCTCGGGGCTGACGCCGCCATAAACGGTGCCTTCCGGCCAGATCAGCAGGATGGGGCCGCCGGCGCAGCGGCGCAGGCAGTCGGCCTTGGTGCGCAGCACGATCCCCTCGGGCCGGGCCGGTTCCTCGAGGCCCAGCTCGCGCACCAGGCGCTTAAGCGCATCCCAGCTAGCGGCGCCTACGGCGGGATCGGGGCAGCAGAGGGCCTTGCTGGGAGTGGCGCAGAGCAGTAGGTGGTGCGAGATCACGCCGGCAGCGCAGCTGTCGCCTTGGCTTTGAGCCGGGCTGCAGCCTCCTGCACCGCCTGACGGGCCCAAGCGTCTACGGCCAGCACGTCGTCTAGGGAGGGATTGGCCATCAGGTCGACTTGGTGGCGATCACACACCCCGTCGATCAATGTAGGGATATCGAGGAAGTGGACCCTTCCCTCAAGGAAGAGGGCCACGGCCTGTTCGTTGGCGGCGTTCATCACCGCCGGCATCGTGCCGCCGGCGCGGCCGGCCGCGTAGGCCAGCTGCATGCAGGGGTATTTGGCGGGGTCGGGGGCGCGGAAGCTGAGCTGGCCCACCTCGGTGAGATCGAGCCGGCGCCAAGGGGTGCTCAGGCGCTCGGGCCAGCTGAGGCAATAAAGAATGGGTAGCTTCATATCGGGCCAGCCGAGCTGGGCCAGCACCGAGGAATCGGCCAGCTCCACCATCGAATGGATGATCGATTGGGGGTGGATGACGATCTCGATGTGGTCGTAGTCGAGACCAAACAGGTAGTGGGCCTCGATCACCTCCAGGCCCTTGTTCATTAAGGAGGCCGAATCCACGGTGATTTTGCGGCCCATGCTCCAGTTGGGGTGGCTGGTGGCATCGGCCACGGTGGCTTTGTGGAGGTCTGCCGCTGGCCAATCGCGGAAGGCGCCGCCGCTGGCGGTGAGCTGGATGCGGCGCAGGCCTGGGGTGGGGCTGCCGGTGGAGAGGCGGGCCGTCTCGGCGTAGGGGGTGCCCTGCAGGCACTGGAAGATCGCCGAGTGCTCGGAATCAGCTGGCAGTAGGCGCGAGCCGCTCTTCTCCAGCTCCGGCAGCACCACGGGGCCAGCGGCGATCAGGGTTTCCTTATTGGCCAGGGCCAGATCCTTACCGGCGCGGATGGCGGCCAGGGTGGGTAGTAGGCCAGCGCAGCCCACGATCCCGGTCACCACCAGGTCGGCCGTGGACCAGGCGGCGGCGGCACAGAGGCCCTCAGAGCCCCCCAGCAGCTCGGGCATGCGGGCCGGCCTGGCGGCGGGCTCCAGGGCCTGCAGCCGCTCGCGCAGCTCGCTGACGCGCTCGGCATTGGCCAGGGCTACCACTTCCGGACCATGGCGCTGGATCTGACTCACCAATAGATCGAGGTTGTTGCCGGCCGTGAGGGCCACCACCTGGAAGCGGTCGGGGAACTCCTCGGCCAGTTCGAGGGTTTGGGTGCCGATCGAGCCGGTGGAGCCGAGCACGGAGAGGGCTTTCACGGCGGCAGCTCAAGTGGTAACAAGTCTCCCATTGACCCTGCAGGATGCCCCGCAGTGATCCCGGCAGTTGTGTGCTCTTTGCCGATCCCTGGCTGCTGGCCCTGGTGAAGCCCTCGGGCCTGCTTAGCCAGCCGGGGCTTGGGCCCGAGCTGGCCGATTCCCTGATCAGTAGGGCCCAGGAGCGGTGGCCGGAGGTACGGCTGGTGCACCGCCTCGATCGCGATACCTCGGGGCTGATCCTGCTGGCCAGAGATGCCACCACCCATCGGGTCTTGAGTGCCGCTTTTGCCGAGCGGCGGGTGCGCAAGACCTACCTGGCCATGGTGCAGGGGCTGCCTGCGGATCGGGGCGGGATCATCGACCAGCCGCTAGCCCGGATTGCCACTCGGCCGCCCCGCTATGGGGTGGTGCCGCTGGAGTGCGGTGGCAAGTCGGCTTTCACCCGCTGGCGAGTGTTGCGGCGCTTTGTGGGCTCGAGTTTGCTGTTGCTGCAACCCCGCACCGGTCGCTCTCACCAGTTGCGGGTGCACCTGGCGGCCCTTGGCCATCCGGTGCTGGGCGACCCGCTATACGGCGACCCCCTCTACGGCGAACCAGCCCCAGCGCCGCGGCTGCAGCTCCATGCCGCCGGCCTGCAGCTGCTGCATCCGGCCACGGGCAAGCCGCTGCACCTGCGCAGCCGTTGCTTTGGCGATGGGCTGGTGGGGGTGGATCCCCTTAACTGAGCCCAGTTGAACTTTTCCCATGGCGGCACTGCCCGTGTGGCTGCAGCGCTGGAACTTCATCGACCGGGCCAAGCTCGAGCGCCAGCTCTGGGATGCCTTCGAGCGGCAGGAGGATCTGCAGGCTCTAGTGGATGGCTGTGAGCCGGGCTTTCAAAAAGAGGTGTGGACCACCACCCTGGAGCGGATTCGCAAGATCGAGCGGATGATGCAGGGCCGGCAGGCACCCGAGCCGAGCGAGGACTGAATGAAGGTCCGGCCCTCAGGTGCTGGCGGTGATCGAAAGACAAACCAGGTCAACTTGGACCTTTTCGAGGCGGTTGTCGTTGGTTATTAGGGCTACGCAGCCGTGTTGCAGAGCAGTGGCCAGGTGCATCGCATCAGGTGTTTTGAGGCCGTGGATGGCGCGTAGTGCGGTGGCATGGGCGAAGCTGGCATCGTTGATGCTGAGCCACTCAAACTGCCGCAGCCAGGACTGATAGCGAACCAGCAGATCGATTTGCTGGCGGGCTAGGGGCTGCACCAGGCATTCCAGCTGAACCAGGGGGGAGATTGCCAGGGTGCGGTCCTCGGCCAGCTGATTTGCTAGGCACCGCCGGGCTGCTTCGCCAAACTGGGAGTTGTCTTCTAGGGCGTAAATCAGCACACAGCTGTCTACATAGACCAGGCTCCTCAATCCCAACTGGCGCGCTGTGTCTGGATGTCGGCTTCGATCGCAGTGTGGCTGCGTTGCAGGTGGGAAGGTAAGGGGTTGGCGTCTAGCCAGGCGATTGGGTCGAGGGTGCAGGGTGGACTATCCACGGCCACGAGCCTCACTGCAGGGATGCCCCGCTGGGCGATTACCACCTCTTCACCGGCTTGGGCGGCTCGCACTAGGCGGGAGAGCTGATTTTTGGCTTCGAGGATGTTGACCTGCATGAGATCAACTTAGCCAGAAGCACAGCAATCTGGCCAGATTGTTGGGCAGGCTCAGCCCCGCAGCCATTCGGTGATGCCGCCAGGCCTGTCGATCAGCTCGATGCCCTGGGCCCTCAGGCCATCGCGGATGCCGTCGGCCGTGGCGAAGTCGCGGGAGGCCTTTGCGGCCTGACGCTGTTCGATTTGGGCTTGGATCTCGGCGTCGCTGGGGCCGGAGCTGGTGGTGCTGGTTTTGGCCTCGGTTTCGCTCTGGAGGCCGAGCACTCCGGCCAGATCCAGCAGCAGCTGGCCCTGATCCACCAGCTCTGGCGCCCGGGCCTCCTCGGCGGCGCTGCTATCGCCGCGCTCCAGCCGATTGGCGAGGGCGCGCAGGGGCTTGGCCAGCTCAAACAGCACCGCCAGGGCTGCGGCGGTGTTGAGGTCGTCGTCCATGGCGGCGGCGAAGCGCTGGCGGGCGGCGGCGAGCTCTGGGGTGGCGCCAGGGTCGGCGCTTGAGGTGGAGGCGGCGAGGCCCAGGGCGGCGTTGAGGCCCTTCCAGCCGGTGGCGGCGGCCTCGAGGGCTTCGGCGCTGAAGTCGAGCGGCTTGCGGTAGTGGGCTTGCAGGGTGAACAGGCGCAATGTCATCGGCGTGATGCCGGAATCGAGCAGGGCCCGGATGGTGGTGAAGTTGCCCAGAGATTTGGACATCTTCTGGCCGCCCACATTGACCATGCCGTTGTGCAGCCAGTAGCGGGCTAGCTCGTGACCGCTGGCCGCCTCCGACTGGGCAATTTCGTTTTCGTGGTGGGGAAAGATCAGGTCGGCGCCACCGAGGTGGATGTCGATCGTGTCGCCCAGCTCCTCGCGCACCATCGCTGAGCACTCGATATGCCAGCCGGGCCGGCCTGGACCCCAGGGCGACTCCCAGCTCGGTTCACCGGGTTTGGCCCCTTTCCAGAGGGCGAAGTCGAAGGGGTGCTGCTTGCGGGCCTCCTCTGCAGTCGCCACCCGGCCGGCGGCGTTGTCCTGCTGCTCGGCTAGGTCGCGGCCGGAGAGCTTGCCGTAGCCGGCATGCTTCATCACGGCGAAATAGACATCGCCATCGGCGCTGTAGGCGGCTCCCTTGGCTTCCAGCTCTGTGATCAGGCTGCGAATGGCGTCCAGGCTTTGGGTAGCCCTCGGCATACGGTCGGGCGGCAGGATGTTTAGGCGGGCCATGTCGGTTATGAAGGCCTCGATGTTGCGCTCGCTAACCGCCTGCATCGAGCTGCCCTCCTCAGCGGCCCTGCCCAGGATCTTGTCGTCGATGTCCGTGTAGTTCTGCACGAAGGTGACCTGGTAGCCGCACCAGAGCAGGTAGCGGCGCAGCACATCCCAGGCGATGTAGCTGCGGGCATGGCCCAGGTGGCAGAGGTCGTAGACCGTCACGCCGCAGCAGTAGATGCTCACCTGGCCGGGCACCAGCGGCTCAAACAGTTCAATGCGGCGCGTGAGGGTGTTGGTGAGGCGCAAGGTCATTGAGCTGCTGGTTACTTGGCTTCCATCCAGTTGGGGCCGACGCCCGTCTCCACCACTAGGGGTACGGTGAGGGCCACGGCTCGCTCCATGGTTTCACGCGTCAAGGTGAGCACCGCTTCGAGGGCCTCGGGGGCCGCTTCTAGCACCAGTTCGTCGTGCACTTGCAGCAAAAGTCTTGCCTGCAGGGCGGAGGCCTGCAGCTCCCGGTGCAGCTGCACCATGGCCAGCTTGATGATGTCGGCGCTGGAGCCCTGGATCGGAGCGTTGGCCGCAGCCCGCAGCTGTTGGGCCTCCATGCCGCCGCGGCGGGCCACATCTAGGTCGATCTCCAGGGGATCCTTGCCCCGCAGCCGGCCCAGGCCATTGGGATCGAAGTGGAAGGGGCGGCGGCGGCCCAGGATCGTTTCCACGTAGCCCCGGCTCAGGGCCAGCCGCTCCTGCAGCTCCAGGAAGGCGAACACCTTCGGGTAGCGCTGCTTGTATTTGCTCAGAAACTCCTTGGCCTCGGCCTGGCTCACGCCCGTTTCCCGGGCGAAGCGCTGGGCGCCCATGCCGTAGATCACGCCGAAGTTGATCGTCTTGCCCAGGCGACGTTCATCCGGCGTCACGGTGTCCTTCTCCAGCAGCAGCCGGGCCGTGAGGGCGTGCACGTCGTCGCCAGTGCGGTAAGCCTCCACCAGCACTGGTTCGCCGCTGAGGTGGGCCAGGATGCGCAGCTCGATTTGGGAGTAGTCGGCGCTGATCAGGCTCCAGCCCTCCTGGGGCAGGAAGGCCTTGCGGATCCGCCGCGAGAACTCGGTGCGGATCGGGATGTTCTGCAGGTTGGGGTTGCTGCTGCTCAGGCGCCCGGTGGCGGTGACGGCCTGGTTGAAATCGGTGTGCACCCGGCCGGTTTCCGGCTCCATCAGGGCGGGCAGGGCATCCACGTAGGTGCTCTTGAGCTTGCTGAGGGTGCGGTGCTCCAGCACCAGGGGCACCACTGGGTGATCGGCCTCCAGCTTCTCGAGCACGGTGGCATCGGTGCTCCAGCCGGTTTTGGTCTTGCGGGATTTCTTGCGGTCCAGCCCGAGGCTGTCGAACAGCAGCTCGCCCAGCTGCTTAGGAGAAGCCAGGTTGAAGTCCACCCCGGCGGCCGCTTTGGCCTCGCCCTCGAGGCGATCCAGGGTGATTTTGAGCTCAGCGCTGAGCTCGCCCAGGTAGGCGGTGTCGATGCGGATGCCGGTGGCTTCCATCAGGGCCAGCACCGGCTCCAGGGGTAGCTCCAGTTGGTCGAGCAGCTCGGGCAGGGCATCGCCCATGGCGGTGAGCTCGCGGCGCAGCAGCTGGGCCAGGCGCCAGGTGATGTGCACATCCATGCCGCAGTACAGCGCCGCCTCGGCGATCCCCACGGACGCGAAATTGGCTCCCTTGGGCACCAGCTCGACGTAGCTGGTGGGGCTGAAGCCAAAGTTGCGCTCAGCCATGGCGTCGAGGCCATGCTTGTCGCCGGCATCGCGCAGGTAATCGGCGAGCATCGTGTCCATCACCACGCCCTCCAACGGCAGGCCGTGACGCAGCAGGATCAGCCGGTCGTATTTGGCGTTTTGCAGCGCCTTGGGGTGGGAGGCACTGGCCAGCCAGGGCGCCAGGGCGGTGAGCACTGCAGCGAGGGGCAGCTGGGGCTCCGACGGCGGGGCTTCCGTGAGCAGGTCGGGTGCCGGCTGGGCTTGGTGGCTGATCGGGATGTAGGCCAGCTCCGCAGCCCCATCCCCCCAGGC
Encoded here:
- a CDS encoding glycosyltransferase 61 family protein, with protein sequence MVKPEPLIIEEDATILPRWFNINETKDWSLRFSQGVFNANGDHIEALSDQRGDRKLFFPPSRLEDAKGYEPEKIKRLKFMLYGGTLYEHFGDMLVDTCRAYQLLRLYRHCKEPIWFHYAAPRSVREFRTPTIEAWLNCLGLANRFRLIRRPMRARRLVSCPQIYRDLKWISSDYAPAAKASLHPKLRRQLEGIERNGKRIAYLSRHKLTNGTSKFIQEGQLVEQLRSIPGVDIICPEELNFEEKLSLWRSHTYIIGFPQGCLMLKPFAPRQEPDQIARQIFLLAGPKCFPSTWLNINSACQFDDLYLDCHGSDEITLNGQPGDQFSRANSIDVGIIISVITELAASLQ
- the polA gene encoding DNA polymerase I, producing MAPGTKPLLLLIDGHSLAFRSFYAFAKGGDGGLSTKAGVPTSVTYGFLKALLDNCKGLKPNGLVVAFDTAEPTFRHEADAAYKAHRDVAPEHFFADLANLQQILAESLDIPLAMAPGFEADDVLGTLANRAANAGWRVRILSGDRDLFQLVDDERDIAVLYMGGGPYAKNSGPSEIRREGVIAKLGVTPEEVVDLKALTGDSSDNIPGVKGVGPKTAINLLKEFEHVDGIYAALEALEQAGPKAKDPKGVLKGALVDKLRADKGNAYRSRMLAEILIDIPLPSEPRLELGAVKADALAGSLEELELYSLVKQVPNFAQLFSAVPPEPREESSPAGGAASPATEKAPTAGAKDRETNGATAADQPDSQGLPALQPRLISSPEALAALVTHLNSCSDPGRPVALDTETTSLNPFQAELVGVGVAWGDGAAELAYIPISHQAQPAPDLLTEAPPSEPQLPLAAVLTALAPWLASASHPKALQNAKYDRLILLRHGLPLEGVVMDTMLADYLRDAGDKHGLDAMAERNFGFSPTSYVELVPKGANFASVGIAEAALYCGMDVHITWRLAQLLRRELTAMGDALPELLDQLELPLEPVLALMEATGIRIDTAYLGELSAELKITLDRLEGEAKAAAGVDFNLASPKQLGELLFDSLGLDRKKSRKTKTGWSTDATVLEKLEADHPVVPLVLEHRTLSKLKSTYVDALPALMEPETGRVHTDFNQAVTATGRLSSSNPNLQNIPIRTEFSRRIRKAFLPQEGWSLISADYSQIELRILAHLSGEPVLVEAYRTGDDVHALTARLLLEKDTVTPDERRLGKTINFGVIYGMGAQRFARETGVSQAEAKEFLSKYKQRYPKVFAFLELQERLALSRGYVETILGRRRPFHFDPNGLGRLRGKDPLEIDLDVARRGGMEAQQLRAAANAPIQGSSADIIKLAMVQLHRELQASALQARLLLQVHDELVLEAAPEALEAVLTLTRETMERAVALTVPLVVETGVGPNWMEAK
- a CDS encoding RluA family pseudouridine synthase — translated: MPRSDPGSCVLFADPWLLALVKPSGLLSQPGLGPELADSLISRAQERWPEVRLVHRLDRDTSGLILLARDATTHRVLSAAFAERRVRKTYLAMVQGLPADRGGIIDQPLARIATRPPRYGVVPLECGGKSAFTRWRVLRRFVGSSLLLLQPRTGRSHQLRVHLAALGHPVLGDPLYGDPLYGEPAPAPRLQLHAAGLQLLHPATGKPLHLRSRCFGDGLVGVDPLN
- a CDS encoding 1-deoxy-D-xylulose-5-phosphate reductoisomerase, with amino-acid sequence MKALSVLGSTGSIGTQTLELAEEFPDRFQVVALTAGNNLDLLVSQIQRHGPEVVALANAERVSELRERLQALEPAARPARMPELLGGSEGLCAAAAWSTADLVVTGIVGCAGLLPTLAAIRAGKDLALANKETLIAAGPVVLPELEKSGSRLLPADSEHSAIFQCLQGTPYAETARLSTGSPTPGLRRIQLTASGGAFRDWPAADLHKATVADATSHPNWSMGRKITVDSASLMNKGLEVIEAHYLFGLDYDHIEIVIHPQSIIHSMVELADSSVLAQLGWPDMKLPILYCLSWPERLSTPWRRLDLTEVGQLSFRAPDPAKYPCMQLAYAAGRAGGTMPAVMNAANEQAVALFLEGRVHFLDIPTLIDGVCDRHQVDLMANPSLDDVLAVDAWARQAVQEAAARLKAKATAALPA
- a CDS encoding type II toxin-antitoxin system VapC family toxin — encoded protein: MRSLVYVDSCVLIYALEDNSQFGEAARRCLANQLAEDRTLAISPLVQLECLVQPLARQQIDLLVRYQSWLRQFEWLSINDASFAHATALRAIHGLKTPDAMHLATALQHGCVALITNDNRLEKVQVDLVCLSITAST
- a CDS encoding type II toxin-antitoxin system Phd/YefM family antitoxin, whose translation is MQVNILEAKNQLSRLVRAAQAGEEVVIAQRGIPAVRLVAVDSPPCTLDPIAWLDANPLPSHLQRSHTAIEADIQTQRASWD
- the cysS gene encoding cysteine--tRNA ligase — encoded protein: MTLRLTNTLTRRIELFEPLVPGQVSIYCCGVTVYDLCHLGHARSYIAWDVLRRYLLWCGYQVTFVQNYTDIDDKILGRAAEEGSSMQAVSERNIEAFITDMARLNILPPDRMPRATQSLDAIRSLITELEAKGAAYSADGDVYFAVMKHAGYGKLSGRDLAEQQDNAAGRVATAEEARKQHPFDFALWKGAKPGEPSWESPWGPGRPGWHIECSAMVREELGDTIDIHLGGADLIFPHHENEIAQSEAASGHELARYWLHNGMVNVGGQKMSKSLGNFTTIRALLDSGITPMTLRLFTLQAHYRKPLDFSAEALEAAATGWKGLNAALGLAASTSSADPGATPELAAARQRFAAAMDDDLNTAAALAVLFELAKPLRALANRLERGDSSAAEEARAPELVDQGQLLLDLAGVLGLQSETEAKTSTTSSGPSDAEIQAQIEQRQAAKASRDFATADGIRDGLRAQGIELIDRPGGITEWLRG
- a CDS encoding (2Fe-2S) ferredoxin domain-containing protein is translated as MISHHLLLCATPSKALCCPDPAVGAASWDALKRLVRELGLEEPARPEGIVLRTKADCLRRCAGGPILLIWPEGTVYGGVSPERIEPILREHVIGGQPIEQWIIKRYQMSSSFKPN